A window from Psychrobium sp. MM17-31 encodes these proteins:
- a CDS encoding TIGR00153 family protein — MSMNSILGVFAKSPIKPLQEHIRKVHDCAEHLIPFFEACAKQDWEKAAVVRKELSQLEKAADKLKREVRINLPKGLFMPVDRTDMLELITQQDKIANTAKDISGRILGRKLAIPTQIEEEFMVYLARCIETSKFAVKAIDELDELVETGFQGKELQIIENLLNELDAVEDDTDSMQIKLRHSLHGIEQELNPVDVVILYNVIDWVGDLADLAERVGDRLELMLARS, encoded by the coding sequence ATGTCGATGAATTCGATACTAGGTGTTTTCGCGAAATCACCAATCAAACCTCTACAAGAACACATCCGTAAAGTTCACGATTGTGCTGAGCACTTAATCCCATTTTTCGAAGCTTGCGCCAAGCAAGATTGGGAAAAAGCTGCCGTTGTACGCAAAGAACTTTCACAATTAGAAAAAGCCGCTGACAAACTCAAACGTGAAGTGCGCATTAACCTACCTAAGGGTTTGTTTATGCCAGTTGATCGTACTGATATGTTAGAGCTAATCACTCAACAAGATAAAATTGCCAACACTGCAAAAGATATCTCAGGCCGTATCCTTGGTCGTAAACTCGCTATCCCAACCCAAATTGAAGAAGAATTCATGGTTTACCTAGCGCGTTGTATTGAGACATCAAAATTCGCAGTAAAAGCAATTGACGAATTAGATGAGTTGGTTGAAACAGGTTTCCAAGGTAAAGAGCTACAAATTATTGAAAACCTACTAAACGAACTCGACGCAGTAGAAGATGATACTGACAGTATGCAGATTAAACTACGTCATTCATTGCACGGAATTGAGCAAGAATTAAACCCAGTGGATGTGGTTATTTTATACAACGTGATCGATTGGGTTGGCGATTTAGCAGACCTAGCAGAGCGCGTTGGCGACCGTTTAGAGCTAATGCTAGCTCGTTCGTAA
- a CDS encoding DUF4178 domain-containing protein yields MGFFGKLFGSSNDDKPKRTLEKPEQLQVGDIITLDDSFALPALLRGQSLEIKQINTYEYEFSKSVEWVLQGSTDDILFLSVENDDVQTLVFSLKISRDIVGQIFDLDEFSQLFDEPGRAVLNAKELPPEYSQWAGQVYRQCEFAQFGYFHDRVDHRSQRLNEDQGDSFERYSAESDDEKYGVEAEVYEGGETDVVLTVQRPITDIRQYWPKS; encoded by the coding sequence ATGGGATTTTTTGGCAAACTCTTTGGTTCATCGAACGACGACAAACCAAAACGCACCCTCGAAAAGCCTGAACAGCTTCAGGTGGGTGACATCATTACCCTAGATGATAGTTTTGCCTTGCCTGCACTTTTGCGCGGGCAGTCCCTAGAAATAAAACAGATTAATACCTACGAATACGAGTTCAGCAAGTCCGTTGAGTGGGTATTACAAGGCTCGACTGATGACATTTTATTTTTATCAGTCGAAAATGACGATGTACAAACCCTAGTATTTTCCCTTAAAATAAGCCGCGATATCGTCGGTCAAATATTTGATTTAGACGAATTTTCACAGCTTTTCGACGAGCCAGGCCGCGCCGTCCTTAACGCAAAAGAACTTCCGCCAGAGTACAGCCAATGGGCTGGACAAGTGTATCGCCAGTGTGAATTTGCCCAATTTGGCTATTTCCACGACAGAGTTGATCACCGCTCGCAGCGTCTAAACGAAGACCAAGGCGACTCTTTTGAACGTTATAGCGCTGAGTCTGACGATGAGAAATACGGCGTCGAAGCTGAGGTTTACGAAGGTGGTGAAACCGATGTTGTTCTAACAGTACAACGTCCAATTACCGATATTAGGCAATACTGGCCGAAGAGTTGA
- a CDS encoding PspA/IM30 family protein — MSIFSKIITAIRGGASEAGEAIVDANATRIFAQEIRDAENHLTKAKRDLTGILAKQMQAQRELDRINRSITEHEGYATQALGQGNEALALEVAEKIAALEVELGEQQASFDSYEKGAQRLKELVKGTERQLADYQRQLSMVKTTESVQKATAAITDNFSNSNSKLLNAKQSLERIKAKQQDFDDRMQAADDLAAEGSDQSLKDKLSAAGIGEQQTSANSVLDRIKAKQG; from the coding sequence ATGAGTATTTTTAGTAAAATTATTACTGCCATCCGCGGCGGTGCTAGTGAAGCAGGTGAAGCGATTGTTGATGCAAACGCAACTCGAATCTTTGCTCAAGAAATCAGAGATGCAGAAAATCACCTAACTAAAGCTAAGCGCGACCTAACAGGTATTCTTGCTAAGCAAATGCAAGCGCAACGTGAATTAGATCGCATCAACCGCTCTATCACAGAGCACGAAGGTTACGCGACGCAAGCACTAGGCCAAGGCAACGAAGCCCTAGCGCTTGAAGTGGCAGAAAAAATCGCCGCACTAGAAGTTGAGCTTGGCGAGCAACAAGCGTCATTTGACAGCTACGAAAAAGGCGCACAACGCCTTAAAGAGCTTGTTAAAGGCACTGAGCGTCAATTAGCCGATTACCAACGTCAACTAAGCATGGTAAAGACGACTGAAAGCGTACAAAAAGCGACTGCTGCCATTACTGATAATTTCAGCAACAGCAACTCTAAGTTATTAAATGCTAAGCAATCATTAGAGCGTATTAAAGCTAAGCAACAAGACTTTGACGATCGCATGCAAGCAGCTGACGACTTAGCAGCAGAAGGCAGTGACCAGTCACTAAAAGACAAGCTAAGTGCCGCTGGCATCGGCGAGCAACAAACTAGCGCCAACAGTGTGTTAGATCGCATTAAAGCAAAACAGGGGTAA
- a CDS encoding DUF2170 family protein, which yields MNIHLIANHLNELADNSDTGFTFDSLPIAGEVDVLQVTIKGREEIPIFVSVTDDQILCIAYLWGEEEVKQDTRGEMLEAMVEMNIPMPLSSFSKIDDKYVIFGALSVNSSLHDVEHELSVLSDNSLEVINEMADYLV from the coding sequence ATGAATATACATCTAATTGCTAATCACTTAAACGAACTCGCTGATAACAGCGATACTGGTTTTACATTCGACAGCCTACCAATTGCTGGTGAAGTTGATGTACTACAAGTAACTATCAAGGGACGTGAAGAAATTCCAATCTTTGTTTCTGTCACAGACGATCAAATTCTTTGTATTGCTTATCTTTGGGGTGAAGAAGAAGTTAAGCAAGACACTCGCGGAGAAATGCTTGAAGCCATGGTGGAAATGAACATTCCAATGCCACTGTCTTCATTCTCAAAAATCGACGACAAATACGTCATTTTTGGTGCCCTTTCGGTAAATTCATCGCTACACGATGTTGAGCATGAGCTCAGTGTGTTAAGTGATAACTCACTTGAAGTCATTAACGAAATGGCCGACTACTTAGTCTAA
- a CDS encoding CYTH and CHAD domain-containing protein: MYIIIMSYIFPLIDINCDKVNELSTPHLGTAKVYDSFVTVLLQQLITGKKMQHEIEIKLIVSNNIEETLKDLSEKQDVKLIEQQFALENIYFDTPDKKLRQWDMGMRIRVNGDHIEQTIKTAGEVIGGLHQRPEYNIDISSREPQLDLFPQQIWPKDTNLEQLSSEITPLFATNFTRRGYMMVYPDGAVVEMVLDQGKIISGERDIDVCEVELELVKGKPELIFELAEALAQGSPLRFGVDSKAARGYMLAKGVSHQVSELTAVNLGRDDTLEQAYIKAINHGLAHWQRHIEVFIEQGTYQAIVEIRKALSLIIKANDIYSDYFQDDQLKQLTKALFWLVEELAFIDSYQRIESLLDNNGHKIKKLSTQEQVVELLATEQATMPSVANLIDLFNSSQHTALVSRLMQWLFFKPWQQQPLPSLEKFQTKLLRKKAASLLDNDWTLIQQSLPIDSDMTYQDYLSQRFNLQHNLQVGLCVGEMFEESERLKFRAPWLDIIYGIDQLLQFDPIKQLLRGEKLVDDEGATKKWLARKEESLLHAMEQSRKQALKLTPYWQE, translated from the coding sequence ATGTACATCATTATAATGTCTTATATTTTCCCGCTAATCGATATAAACTGTGACAAAGTTAACGAGTTATCTACGCCCCATTTAGGAACGGCGAAAGTATATGACTCTTTTGTGACGGTTTTATTACAACAACTAATTACTGGAAAAAAAATGCAACACGAAATAGAGATCAAGCTCATAGTTTCGAACAATATTGAAGAAACTTTAAAAGATCTCTCAGAAAAACAGGATGTTAAACTCATAGAACAGCAGTTTGCTCTTGAGAATATTTATTTCGATACCCCGGATAAAAAACTTAGACAATGGGATATGGGGATGAGAATTCGCGTTAATGGCGATCATATTGAGCAGACCATTAAAACAGCGGGTGAAGTCATTGGCGGGTTACATCAGCGACCTGAATACAATATTGATATTTCCTCGCGTGAGCCGCAACTTGACTTATTTCCGCAACAAATTTGGCCGAAAGATACTAATCTCGAACAATTAAGTAGTGAAATAACCCCTTTATTTGCCACTAACTTTACTCGTCGTGGTTATATGATGGTATATCCAGACGGCGCTGTAGTTGAGATGGTGCTTGATCAAGGAAAGATTATTAGCGGTGAACGTGACATCGATGTATGTGAAGTAGAATTAGAATTGGTTAAAGGTAAGCCTGAACTAATTTTTGAGCTGGCGGAAGCTCTTGCTCAAGGCTCGCCGTTACGCTTTGGTGTTGACAGTAAGGCTGCGCGGGGTTATATGTTAGCTAAAGGTGTTTCGCATCAGGTGTCAGAGCTAACGGCTGTTAATCTTGGACGAGACGATACTCTTGAGCAAGCCTATATTAAAGCCATCAATCATGGTCTTGCGCATTGGCAGCGTCATATTGAAGTCTTTATCGAACAGGGTACTTACCAAGCCATTGTCGAAATTCGTAAAGCATTATCGCTAATCATTAAAGCCAATGATATTTACAGCGACTATTTTCAAGACGATCAGTTAAAGCAATTGACCAAAGCCTTGTTCTGGTTGGTGGAAGAGTTAGCATTTATCGATAGTTATCAGCGTATTGAATCCTTGCTCGACAATAATGGTCACAAAATTAAAAAGCTCAGTACGCAAGAGCAAGTTGTCGAGTTACTGGCAACTGAGCAAGCGACAATGCCGAGCGTGGCTAATTTAATCGATTTATTTAATAGTTCACAACACACAGCACTAGTGAGTCGTTTAATGCAGTGGTTATTCTTTAAACCATGGCAACAGCAGCCGCTACCGAGTTTAGAGAAGTTTCAAACGAAATTGCTACGTAAAAAGGCTGCATCGTTATTAGATAATGATTGGACGCTTATCCAACAGTCATTGCCGATTGATAGCGATATGACTTACCAAGATTATTTGTCGCAACGATTTAACCTGCAACACAATCTACAAGTGGGTTTATGTGTTGGCGAGATGTTCGAAGAGAGTGAACGCCTTAAATTCAGGGCGCCGTGGTTAGACATTATCTATGGTATTGATCAGCTACTGCAATTTGATCCTATCAAACAGCTATTGCGCGGTGAGAAACTAGTGGATGACGAAGGTGCTACTAAAAAGTGGTTAGCGCGTAAGGAAGAGTCTTTGTTACATGCGATGGAGCAATCGCGAAAGCAGGCGTTAAAATTGACCCCTTACTGGCAAGAGTAA
- a CDS encoding ion channel, producing MVELHHTDEYGVKNYKTRYLALMGVAVIYLIIGIGAYLLHYFEGQNADANITSYGQAFWVLIMASSTIGFGDFYPTTPGGYVIVTIMFYIGVGMMGYIGALIATKIMGFSDTNVKNRELRRQNAEIIEELRALRKDIENK from the coding sequence ATGGTTGAGTTACATCACACAGACGAATATGGCGTCAAAAATTACAAAACACGTTATTTAGCCCTCATGGGCGTGGCGGTTATTTATTTAATCATCGGTATCGGTGCTTACTTGCTGCATTATTTTGAAGGGCAAAACGCCGACGCCAATATCACTTCTTACGGTCAAGCCTTCTGGGTCTTGATTATGGCTAGTTCTACCATCGGATTTGGTGATTTTTACCCAACAACGCCAGGTGGTTATGTCATAGTAACTATCATGTTTTATATTGGTGTGGGTATGATGGGTTATATCGGTGCGTTGATAGCGACTAAAATTATGGGTTTTTCCGACACCAACGTGAAGAACCGTGAATTACGACGTCAAAACGCTGAAATTATCGAAGAGTTACGCGCGCTGCGTAAAGATATCGAAAACAAATAA